The genomic DNA TGGAACAGGTCCAGGAACGGGACCGGGCCGTCAGGTCCGACGATCTCGACCGCCCCGTCGAGCTCCACCATCGGCAGCCGGCGGCGGGCCGCGGCGATGGCGTCGCCCTCGCGGGTGTGGGCCTTCTCGCGGACCAGAAGCTCGTCACGGGCGGCCTGCCAGGTGGCCAGGTCGACGATGGGCGGGCGGCCGGGCAGCGCGGGGGTCGGGTCACTCGGCGTGGTCGTCATAGTGTCCTCCGTGGTGTCCGGTGCCGGGCAGCGTCGTACGACGGTCACCAGAACAGACCCGCGACCCGGCCGGAACTCATCGCGGCAGGGGCGCCCTCGGCCGAGCACGTCGGGCCTGCAAGTTCACAGACGCGCTCTCACTGACCGGCGGGGACATGCAGGTCGGCCATGGGCGGGCCCGCCACGGCGGCGGCGAGACGCGCGGCGAGCGTCGCGACCGCGGCGCGCAGTTCCGGCCCGCCCTCGACGCGGAAGGGGCACGGCACGTTCGGCAGCCACTCCTGGGCGTACATCGTCGGATTGCTCGTGCTGCCGACGAGCACGCACCCCTCCCCCGCCGGTTCGAGCCGTCCCATGGGCGGCCGGATCCAGGGCGCCACCTCGGTGAGGGGAGCGTCGAACACGACGCGCGTGGCGAACTCCCACCCTGTGCCCAGGTTCTCCTCCAGCGTCGCCACCGGGTCGAGGCCCTCGGGCAGCTCGAACGCGTGCGTGCTGCGCTGGACCTGGCGGACGCGGTCGACCCGGTAGGTGCGGACGGCGTCCGCGCGGTGGGAGTAGCACAGCAGGTACCAGCGCCCGTGGCGGACGACGACCGCCCAGGGGTCGACTTCGGTCTCCCACTCGTTGCCGGACTCGCTCCGGTAGGCGACCACCACGCGCCGCCGGTCCGCGATGGCGGCCACGAGCGCGCTCGCGGTGGCGGGATCCGGACGGGCCGAGAACCGGTCGGGCGCCGCCGAC from Nonomuraea muscovyensis includes the following:
- a CDS encoding helix-turn-helix transcriptional regulator, which gives rise to MPTDLSPTARALRAMEILRTRPGVTAGELAACLGVTERAARRYVGILREAGIPVESARGPYGGYRLGRGTRLPPVAFTEPEALGLVMSVLDGRPAAADAGDLVGAALGKVIRVLPEGVGRQAAALREHASAAPDRFSARPDPATASALVAAIADRRRVVVAYRSESGNEWETEVDPWAVVVRHGRWYLLCYSHRADAVRTYRVDRVRQVQRSTHAFELPEGLDPVATLEENLGTGWEFATRVVFDAPLTEVAPWIRPPMGRLEPAGEGCVLVGSTSNPTMYAQEWLPNVPCPFRVEGGPELRAAVATLAARLAAAVAGPPMADLHVPAGQ